The Sulfurimonas crateris genomic interval TCTCGTCATCGTCTGCAACTACCGTTATTGTCTGAATAACATCAAGAGTTTTTGTCTGGCTGTTTATTACCGCTTCAAAGGCAAATTTTGAGTTTATGACTCTTTTTGCGGTTTGAATAAATGCTGTTTTTAGTGCCTCTTTTACCTTCTCAGGTTTAAGACCTTTTTCATGTGCTATTGCTTCAACTATATCTAGAATTTTTTCCATTACTCTGTCCTGTACAAAATTGTCTCATAAAAAACAGTGTTAAAAATATTTTTAGGGATTTCTTATGAAGAGTGTGATTGTACCAAAAATAGTCATAAAATTAGCTTTAATGCGATTTTTAGTAGAGTTTTACTATAATGCAAGAAAATATAGCATTGATATAAGGATAGATTATGGATTTAAAGTTTGCAAGAACAGATATTACGGTAAAACCTAAAAAAGCGGAACTAGAAAAGATAGAGGCTGCGTTAGAGAAGCAGGAGAGCGCAATCTTTTACTTTGACAGAGAAAATTCACACAAAGATCTTTTAGAGCTTCAGGACTATTTTGAGGCAAAAGGAAAAAGTTTTTATATGAACGAAGTTAAATACGGACTTGCAGATAACGAGTATATGTACCAAGTTCACATCATAAACTAAGAATCTTAAATGTCAAAAAAACTATTTATTGAAACATTAGGCTGTGCGATGAACTCTCGTGACAGCGAGCATATGATTGCCGCACTTAGAGAGAAAGAGGGTTATGAGACTACAGATGATCTAAAGAGTGCAGACCTTATTTTAATAAATACATGTTCGGTTAGAGAAAAACCCGTTGCAAAACTTTTCTCGGAGCTTGGAGTTTTTAACAAAAAGAGAAAAGAGGGTGCTAAGATAGGTGTTTGCGGCTGTACTGCATCGCATCTTGGCGAAGAGATAATTAAAAAAGCGCCCTATGTCAGTTTTGTACTGGGGG includes:
- a CDS encoding HP0268 family nuclease yields the protein MDLKFARTDITVKPKKAELEKIEAALEKQESAIFYFDRENSHKDLLELQDYFEAKGKSFYMNEVKYGLADNEYMYQVHIIN